The Heterodontus francisci isolate sHetFra1 unplaced genomic scaffold, sHetFra1.hap1 HAP1_SCAFFOLD_124, whole genome shotgun sequence genome window below encodes:
- the LOC137359235 gene encoding deleted in malignant brain tumors 1 protein-like has translation MGVGVLCSEHKELRLVNGKHRCEGRVEVFYNGTWGTVCSERLDGPDAEVICKQLQCGPLSSIDYYTLSFGEGSGPIWLGGMECISHESFLWQCQTEPWGKHNCEHREDAGVICSEAKVTEEQLHRSEDCIREYDCKHVLSPDSGHWLRLFGGNTNCSGRVEILCNNSWGTVCDDSWDLSDANVVCRQLGCGHALLAPGGATFSQGDGVIWLDEVKCTGSESSLADCPSSSPAQNVTEANAFKGGTSDILEHINITREEVLEVLKHIKSGPR, from the exons agcacaaagagctgcggctggtgaatgggaagcatcgctgtgaggggagagtggaagtgttctacaatggcacctggggaacagtgtgctcggagagacttgatggacctgatgcagaagtgatctgtaaacagttacagtgcggtcccctcagttctatcgattattacactctgtcattcggagaaggatctggacccatttggctcggtgggatggagtgtatttcacacgaatcgttcctttggcagtgtcaaacagaaccgtgggggaaacacaactgtgaacacagggaggatgctggggttatttgttcag aagcaaaagtaactgaggagcagctccatcgatcagaggactgcattcgagaatatgattgtaaacatgtactttcaccag attctggacattggttgcgcctgtttggaggtaacaccaactgctctgggagagtggagatattgtgcaataacagctggggcacggtttgtgatgactcctgggatttgtccgatgccaatgttgtctgcagacagctgggttgtggtcacgctctattggcccccggaggagctactttttctcagggtgacggtgttatctggctggatgaggtgaagtgcactggaagcgaatcttctctggccgactgtccttcctcatcgccggctcaa aacGTCACGGAAGCTAATGCGTTCAAGGGAGGgaccagcgatatcctggagcatatcaacattacaagggaggaggtgttggaggttttgaagcacattaa gtctggtccccggtga